The nucleotide window CGCATCCCCAGGCCGCAAGGCCTCATCTACAGCGCGAACGAATTCTACGGCAAGCCGCCCAAATTCACAGGCCAATACACGATCTGGCGCGACAAACGCGAGATTCCGGTCACGAAATACTATCCCGGACTCGTCGTCGCGCTCGCCGGAGAGTATCAGGCCAAGCTACGACCCCACGACGGCCAACTCGCGACCATCACGAAGATCGTTGACCCGTACCACTTCAAAGCCGACCTCGACGGAACCAAGAACCTCTCAATCCGCGACACGGACGTCACCTACTGGCACAGCGACCCCAACAACCGATACCAACTCTTGCCGAAACGCGCGACGGAGAAGAGCCTAAAAAGACTCGACGAAGAGTGGACTAGGAAGAGGCCTCCGCTGCGCGTCGCGCGCCAGGTCGATCAAGTGCTCGAACGAGAAGTACCCTCGCTCGCAGAATTCGAAATCGAAACTCTCTAAGGTGATCAGAATCTCCCACAAGAAACCAAACTACCTCCGCTCACGCGGGCAAAAAACCATCGAACTACCATACCTCATGAGCTGCGCATCCTACCTACTCGACAGACGCTACTGGATCCTTGGAATCCGCTACCCATGGCACGGAACCAGATTCGACCTCGTGATACGAGACCCAAGCCTCAACGCACAAGTCGTCCTCGTAGAGGCAAAATACCGGGCAGACGGAAGACCAGTACGACCATACGAAATAGAACGCTTCCACCAGGAACTCGCCAAGGCAACCGCAGACAACAACTTCTACCTCGGACGAGCCTTCTTCATGACGAACACGAACTACTCACCACAAGCATTGGAGACAGCGCGAAAATACGGAATCAGAACCTTCAGCAACGTACCACTGATCTACAGACTTGCGAAGAACGGACAGAGCGGGAAAAACGGGGAGACGGCGAAGACAACCGACACGAAACCAGAACACCAGAGAGGAAACAACGAAGCGAACAACCCAAACAGCGCCAGGAGAACGAAGGAAAAGAAAACAACAAACGAAGGGAATGGATCGAGGGAAGGGAACGAAGAAAGGAGCAGGAAGAGAGAAGAGTGAGAAGAGAAAGACAGAAAGAAACCAAGAGAACAAAGAAAAAAAGGAAAACAATTAGACGAACGGACGGGACGGAAAAGAAGGACCGGTCATCCAAAATCCTGGATAAGGTCCAATTGTAGTATTCGTGCGTCCCCATGCGCTCGCATGCGGGGGGCAAACCATGAAGGTGAACTCTTTTGCGAATCACGTATCTCGGCAACTACGGACGAGACCCCGTCAAGGTCAGCCTCTTCCTTGAAACCGAACACGATGTCGTCATATCCGCCCTGAGTGCAAACGGACCTTCGGTCATCCAGGCATTCAAGAAATTCGTCCTCAAGCCCTCGAATCCCAAAAACGGCATCGACTACGCGCAACTCTCAACGCTCTTACAGGGCCACAACACTAACCTTGAGATACACACGACCAAGGCCACCATACCGATGGTCGAACGGGTTGCGCCGCCCCGGACTCAGGACTTCGACTGGCTCGCGAACGCGCTCAAGAAGCTAGACCGGGACTTGGCCAAGGAGAAACGGGAATACGATGAATGGAAGGGCGTCAGGGACCTAGACGAAGCGAAGGACCATTTTCACCGCCGCCGCGAAGAGATCTTCGACCTGAATCAAAAGATCGTCTCGAACCTCCAAGAACCCCACTTCGCCGTCGCCAGCCACTACGTTCCGAGCCACGCCCAAACCGTCAACAGGTTCCGCCTCGACGAACTACGAGACCGGGCGAAAGAGCGGCACAGTACCCTCAAGCAACGAATAGACTTCACGCGACGAAACCGCATCCAAGAACTAGAGAAGAAACGCGCCGGCCTGGTGAAAGACATTGAGGCGGAGCGAAAGACCGCCCGCGCTAGAGACGATGACGCGGCAACGGCATTGGATGAAGGAATCGGGGTCGCCGCCATCCTGACTATCCGAAGTGGCCCAATCCTTGCACGAGGAAAGAAGAATCAGGCAATCGGTCGCGCCTTTGACCAAGTGCTGTCCGAGACGGAGAGCCTTCGAGCAAAACTGGACGCGTCAGGCGTGACAATGGGCGACGCTGATCCTCGTCTTGCCCTTTCGTCCATCTTCGCAGCAAGTCTTCCTGGATCCGACGCCAATGAAAACCACGTAGCCCAAGAGTTAAACCGCGCCATCGAAACAGCCTTCCATCTCCAACCCCGCGACGTCACGAACGCATCATTGTCAAAGATGGTATCAGGACTTCTGGGTCAAGCACCGCCCCCGATGCAGATCCCCACGCTCGACAGATTTCCGTCGCCCGCGCACACGAAGGGTCCGCGGTTGACGTACCTGGGCCTCGCCTTGTCAAATGGCTTGCGACCAACGACGCATCCAATGTTCTACAACTTGGATGAGCAGGGCCCTCGTCACACGGCCGTCATAGGCGGCTCCGGATCGGGCAAGAGCGTGACCGCTTCCCTGATCGTCGAGGGCGCGCTTCTCAACAAGATTCCCGTCCTCGTCATGGACCCGACTCGCTCGTGGACGGGTTTTCTCGTGCCCGCGTCCACGTTCGCATTGAAAAAGTACGAACGCTTCTCGATGAAGCCCGAGATGGCGCGGCCGTTCGAGCTTGAAGTGCGGGACTCGTGGGACACGACAATCGAGAAAGTCATGGAACGGCGAAGCCTCACGATACTCTCCTCGCCGAACCTGACCGACGAGCAAGAGGCCGGCCTGGTCGACCAGATTCTCGGCGAACTCTTGGAGAAAATGAAGACTTGGCCGGACTCGAAGGAGCTGCGCCTGCTCCTCGTTCTCGAAGAAGCGCACCGCTATCTTCGGGACAAGAAACTTCAACCAACACTCGAACTCTTCGCGCGAACTGCGCGGGCGAAAGGCGTCGGACTAATGGCCGTCTCCCAGAACGCCATAGACCTACCGCCGGCCATCAGGAACAACTGCGCCACAGTCATCCAGATGAACACGCACTACGGGGAAGACCTGAAACGCGCCGCCCAGACCTTCGGCTCCGACTTCCAGAAAACGATCCCGAAGCTCCAGCAGGGCCAAGGCGCATTCCATTATCCCGAATACGGCTCGACGTTCGTCGCATTTCGTCCGCCCCTGCATAACCACCACGCCGCGTCTGAAGCGGTCGTTCAGTTCTTTTCGGTGACGAAGGAATTGAAACGCACCGTGGACGACCTTTTCGCGCTCCAAGCGGTGCCGGACGAACACGTGACGCGCATGCCAAGTGCCAGTGCCAATGGCACAAGTGGCACAGAATCAACGCCAAGCGTTCCTGAGGCCGTAAACGAGTCTTTGGGGCGTGCAAGTGCCAAAGTGGCACGCGATTGGCACGACGTGGTGGCACAGTTGGCACAGGGTGGCACTCGCCCGCGTCTCATGGAAGTTCGCAACGCAATCACGGCGGCCGATCTCAAATGTCCGAGCCGACGTTCCATCTATCGTCATTTGCGTCAACTAGCGCGCCAGTCCAATGGATTGGCGCAAGAATAGGGAGGTGTTTTCATGGCAAAGTTCGAGGGGCGCAACGATGCGCTCTACATAGACGGCAAGCCCGTCCTGAAAGGATGGGAATCATTCTCGGGATGGTATTGGTTCGCAACCGAAGACCACGGCGAAGACGTATACGTTATCGACGGCCGCGACGTCCCAGGCCGCGAGTATTTTGGCCTGGTCCAAGGCCACGAGGAAGAATGGGGCTACTGGACGACGGCCGAGATGGATCCGCTAGTCGAGAAGGGCAAGGTTTGGGAAATCAAAAAACACGATTTGCCATACGCTGGACGACCCGGCCCCGAGTGAGACAACGGCGCACTCGATGGTGTTCAAGGGGCGCGCCTTACCGCGCGAACGCTCATGCCAAGGCGCGCAAGACTCGTGTTGATGACCTTCAGATCGAAGCGGTCAGCATCCCACGCGCCCCCGACCCAATCGAGCATCTCCTTGTGCTCTTCGTGTTTTGGGTTCGCGAGGATTTTCACGAGGTTCTCGTAGCCCCCGATCCCACCACAATCCTCGGGCGGAGCGGCCCTCCCGCCGCCGATACACACAGGGTAGATCTGCTCCGGATCCACTGGCAGAATCTTCTCCAAGACAACATCGTGGACCCACATGTCCCCATAATCGTACACGTAGGTGAACCGCGTCCCAGCCCGCTTCACCATGTCCCGAATCGCGAACATGCTGGAATCCTCCGCATTGGAATCCGTCAAATCCTCCGCGATCGTCTCCGGGTGCGCTAGATGGGTCTTGCCCACCACGAACTCGTGCAAGTGCGAATCAGTCCAATCCATGAGAATCTGCATTACCACATGAAGGTCCGCGAACGTGAACGAACTATCTACTAGGACTTTCCTCCAAATCACGGGCTCGGAATCAGTCAAACTGACCCACAACTGGTAGATGCTCTCCCGCTCGACCTTCCTCACCCACCGCATTCGTCGCGCCAACCCATCAACCCCGTAGAGCCGCTATGCGACTGCAAGCGTAATGCGGGATAAAGGACTTTCCACGCTTCGCGCCGCATGGACCAAGGGGATCTCGTCGAGTCGTGGACGAGTGAAGTTGAAATATGCCTCCCGCTGCGCCTCGCTCGGTGGGTCTAAAGACCGCCCGCTCGCTCGTCCGTGACACCCGCGGGTGTCAGCGCTCGCGCCGGACGTAGCAGAAGAGCCGCGAGGCCCAATCGTTCCCGACCGACTCCACAGGGTCGTTATCTTTCTAAACCATATTCGCGACGTTGACAACGCGTGCGAGGTTTTGCGCCCAGACGCTGATTCTTGACTTTTTGCCGTCGTAAGCGTCAACGGCCCGACAATGATCCGCTCCTATCGGGGAAAGCCTTTTCATCCGACCTGTTGCTTTCCCGCCGGTGATACATGGTCGACAACGATGGCGAATATTGGGAGTCGGCAAACCGGGACATCCGCGGAAGGCGTGGCGTGCAGACGGACATTTTTTCAAAGAACCCATTCGACGCCACGGGCTCGACGCACGTGCACGAAGGCATTGAGCACCTGCCCGACGGCACCAAGAAGCCGTTTTCAGTTGTACGTGACAACAAGTAGACAACGCCTGGGGGCGCTGGCCGCAAGCCCAGCGCTCCATTCCCATTTTTATCCCTAGACCGATTGTGAGAGAAAGACATTCTCTTCCAGCCAATCGTCCAGGCACTTCTCCGAACAGAAATGGTTGCGCGCGTGCATGCACAAGCCGGTTTCAAACCGTTGGCCGCACTGATCACAGATCGTCGCTGCGGCACATACGCTGCATTTTTTTGTAGGCAGCATCCCTTACCCGTGTCGGCGTACAAATAAATACGGACCATTGGGTCCCAAGGAAGTGCACCGCGTGAAGAGGGAGGCCCTCTGCGGCCGCGCGCCGCTTCGGTTGCCGCCTTGCCGCTCATCAAGCTTCGCCCCCTGGCGGGGGACGCTTCGGCTCGAAGCATGATGGCGGCAGCGGCTCAACGCCCTTCGCGGGCGCGCGGCGGGCCCAGGCCTCGGTTCACGAGCAATGTGCGGGCGCAACCCTGGGTTGCGGAGTGCGACTTCACCAGCTATTTCACTTCTTTCCGGCAATCATCTGCGCATTACATAGATTGAAGCCATGCCCTTGACGAAATCAACGCTCCTTGTACCGGTCGACGTCTGCGGCCATGCAAGGGTGTGGTTGCTGGAATAGACTCTCCTGAACAACCGTTATCTTGCGCCAAAGGCTTGCCGAAGGAAGGGAGCGGGCGTTTGGTACAAAGAGGGAGGCTCATCGCGAGAGTAAACGCAACCCTAGTTCTCCTGCTGCTCCTCGCTTCCAGTCTGCCCACTGAATTCGTCCAAGCGCATCTTCCTGGCGACGATTGCGATATCCACCCAGGAATGAGCATCCAAGCCAAACTTGACGCCTCGGCCGCGAATACGCACCTCAAGATTTGTGCCGGCGTCTACGCAGAATCCACCCTCATCAACAAGAATGGAATCACGCTCCACGCCTACCCCGGCGCAATCCTCGACGGATCGCTTCTGACCGGGACAAGGCACGGCATCCGCATCGCAGACGGCGTCACCGGCCTAACCGTGACCGGCCTCGAAATCCGAAACTACAACGACCTCCTCTGGACCACGGACCCTTCGAGCGGCATCGTCGCCCTCGGGGCGAGCTCGGGTGTTCGTATCTCGAACGTGAACATCCACGATACGGCTTGGACCGGCGTCCTTTTCGCGAACGGGACCGGCACGAATTGGATAATCGAGAACAGCACGTTCTCGAATAATGGGCTCGCGAACATCTTTTCGCAAGACGCGAAAAACCCGACGATCCAGAACAACACCTTCACAGGCGCCCAACACGCGATCATCATGTTGAAACCCAAGAAAGGCACCCTTGCGCACAACACCATCACCGGCAGCGGCTCGACGGGGCTCCTTATCGGTCCGGGATTCAATCAAGCAGTCTGGCCCAAGAACCTCACCATCCACAACAACACCATCACGGGAAACCGCACTCACGGTATCTGGAGCCTCGGCCTCCAAAACGGGACCATCCGCGACAACATGATCAACATGACGAACGGGGCCGCCATGACGCTCGGCGGAAACCCCCAAGACCTCACGTTGATTAGGAACGCGGCAGCGCCCGTGCTTGAAACTAAGGACGTGAAGGCGGCGCGCGACACTTTCAAGAAGGGGACGCCGCCCGGTTATGCGCTTCAAAGCCTCGACGTGACGGTATTGAATTGTGAGTGGTTCGCGTGCGCCATCGCCCCCGTCCGCGCCTTCTTCGACTTTTTCACTTCGTCGGCTCG belongs to Euryarchaeota archaeon and includes:
- a CDS encoding plasmid pRiA4b ORF-3 family protein, producing MRKVERESIYQLWVSLTDSEPVIWRKVLVDSSFTFADLHVVMQILMDWTDSHLHEFVVGKTHLAHPETIAEDLTDSNAEDSSMFAIRDMVKRAGTRFTYVYDYGDMWVHDVVLEKILPVDPEQIYPVCIGGGRAAPPEDCGGIGGYENLVKILANPKHEEHKEMLDWVGGAWDADRFDLKVINTSLARLGMSVRAVRRAP
- a CDS encoding DUF87 domain-containing protein, yielding MRITYLGNYGRDPVKVSLFLETEHDVVISALSANGPSVIQAFKKFVLKPSNPKNGIDYAQLSTLLQGHNTNLEIHTTKATIPMVERVAPPRTQDFDWLANALKKLDRDLAKEKREYDEWKGVRDLDEAKDHFHRRREEIFDLNQKIVSNLQEPHFAVASHYVPSHAQTVNRFRLDELRDRAKERHSTLKQRIDFTRRNRIQELEKKRAGLVKDIEAERKTARARDDDAATALDEGIGVAAILTIRSGPILARGKKNQAIGRAFDQVLSETESLRAKLDASGVTMGDADPRLALSSIFAASLPGSDANENHVAQELNRAIETAFHLQPRDVTNASLSKMVSGLLGQAPPPMQIPTLDRFPSPAHTKGPRLTYLGLALSNGLRPTTHPMFYNLDEQGPRHTAVIGGSGSGKSVTASLIVEGALLNKIPVLVMDPTRSWTGFLVPASTFALKKYERFSMKPEMARPFELEVRDSWDTTIEKVMERRSLTILSSPNLTDEQEAGLVDQILGELLEKMKTWPDSKELRLLLVLEEAHRYLRDKKLQPTLELFARTARAKGVGLMAVSQNAIDLPPAIRNNCATVIQMNTHYGEDLKRAAQTFGSDFQKTIPKLQQGQGAFHYPEYGSTFVAFRPPLHNHHAASEAVVQFFSVTKELKRTVDDLFALQAVPDEHVTRMPSASANGTSGTESTPSVPEAVNESLGRASAKVARDWHDVVAQLAQGGTRPRLMEVRNAITAADLKCPSRRSIYRHLRQLARQSNGLAQE